DNA sequence from the Grus americana isolate bGruAme1 chromosome Z, bGruAme1.mat, whole genome shotgun sequence genome:
AATCGCCACTTACTTGCATATACAGCATACAGAGGAACTGGGAGACTGAAAATACGATCATGTACTAACACATGAGTGTCAGTGCCCAGACAGATCATGCAGGGTTGGAGGTTTTGTCAGTGTCAAGGTAAAATTCTAtccctgttttggttttgcatctaCATGTCACTGTAACTAACAGGTCACATTTACCCTTGAAATTCAGCCAAGCACAACAGACAGTTAAAAACCTAAGAGTGAATCAGCACTGCAGCTCTACATGAAATTTGAGTTTCACTAGCTCCCTTTTATCTAGTTATTTATGGGAAACCAAAATAATACTCCCTGCAAATAAAActgcatggaaaagaaaaatgctgtaaaagcagcagctttccttCGTCACAGAGGAAGCAGTACCTACAGTGCTGGGGCAGCAAAAACCTACCAAAATGCCATACGGTGCCAGCCACAGCTGCCATCACCATCTGAAGACAGTAATCGGCCCATATGCTCAGGCTCAAGCAGAAGTTAGCACCTCACTCTCCCTCCAGTCAGGCACTAACTGGAGTACGGAGAAACCTCttgattctgtattttctctagAAGACACTGAATTCATGGAACTGACAGTGCATCTCTATGGATGCCAAAGCCTGCATGAACCTAAACCAGTAGACTTCTAGGTGAGGATCTCAAATCAGGGTGAAGAGGAGAGTGTGAGAATACTTTGCTTGTGTAAGTGTACGTTGTAATGCCTTGGTTTTGGCAGTAAAGTTGGAGTAAATGCTTGTTAAAGAATGGTGGGGCTGAAGCACAGTCCCTCATTCACCTCTAAGGGTCGTTTTGCAACTGCACCCATAGCTGCCAAAGCTTGTAGCAGCTGCTACCACTGCTCACGGTAACTGTTGCTGCTGGTGAAAACTGGCAGACATATCTAAACAAAGCAAGGTTATGAACCCTTGGCTTAAATCAGTGCAGAGAGAGCAGAACTGCTAAAGCAGAAGTAATACTATCAAGAAGCAATGCACTTATTTCTCAAAAATTAAACATCCTGCACTAACAATATCTGTGTAGAAATTATTGTTTTCATACCTTGAAATCCTCTTGACGCAAAATGCCTTTGAACAGCGGCTGGGAAAGCATAACTTGAATGTAGAGATTGGCAGCTACTTTGCTTCCACCAACTGTGCCATTAATCCCTTCTGAAGCAACTCGTACCTagaaggcaagaggagaagCTGGGGCTAAGGCTTAGTAATAGCAAAAACAGATCACAGTGAAATTAGCAAAATATGACTGGGTGACAAAAGGCAGACACAGAAGTATGTCCAGAAAAGAGACTActgaggcaggaaggaaggaagaaaaagatggtTGTACTGAAGTTGAACATAAAGACGACAGTAAATAAAACGGGGATGAAACCCCAGTAATCACTCTGGAGCCATATCAAAAGAATGACATCTAAGAGTCAGAAAAGTTTGTGcaataaacagaaatgttaaCTGGTTAACAGGCAAATCCTGCAGTCAGCATTAAAATTCCCACTGGAAGTCTGCCTCAGGAAGAACAATGGGATTAGTGCTCAATGAGTCAcacagctgaaaggaaaatgtgaatatACATAATATTGCATGTAATATTAAATTTCAGTGTGACTCATTTTATCTCCAGGACTgacaaatgaacaaaaactctttagtggaggaaaaaaccaaaaacaaaaaaagactgaatataagaggcaaggaaaaaaccaactGGTTGAGAAGGCAAATACTGTTTGTGTCTTGGAGAcgaataaaaaaaagaaattgagaaaaatagCAACCACCAGACAAGATAGCTgagcaaaaaaagaagtgaatgTGTCAGGACATTTCACTCCCAAACCTGTGCTGATGTAGAACAGGGAAGGTGCCTACCAcaggcagagaaacagaagcTGCTTAGAAAGCCAGCTCAAAGATGAAAGTAGTCTCCTGCTCTGAGTTGCCCTCTTGAAAAATCCTTCTCCCCACAGATAGCCTAGGAACATCAGCTTCATGAGGCTAAAATTCACCTTTGCCCACAGCCTCAAGAGGCCAGCTAAATAAGCCAACTCACCTCCTTGGTCTAGTCTGgcaggaaataaaagaacaagGACTCTGTGCAGGAAGGAGCACTGCTATCCTATGGTGTGATCTAAGGTGTCAGTTGCTCTTATCTCGTTCCTGACAGTATGGATTACAGCTCGGTGTAGTGATTCTGCCTGGAAGACCACTGCGCATTGAGGAATTAGTGACACACTAACTAAGattatctgttttattttctttttctttttctttgtagcaTTAGCtcttaaatagcattttaaatggCACTTTACTGAGTCTGAGTGCCTTTCTTAATGGGATCATAACAGCCTAGCATCTTCTGGTGCAAAACACTTGTTTCTCCACATGCCCCATCATCCTGCACTAAGCAAAGATGTTTTTTTGTTAAGAACACCACCATTGCTTAAAACCTTACCTTGCCAGTGAGATGCAGATGCTGGCACAGAGCCTTTTGCCAAGCACAGAGTTTCTCTGGATCCTTTACCTCACAGTAACAGTAATACAGAAGTACTTCTCCCACCTTGCTGTCCATAGCACGGCAAAGATGAACAAACAGGAGATGTTAGGATTGAAAGcacaaaaatgcagtattgCATTAACCCTTCAAAACCAGACAATTTTCTTCTGGCAGATGTGgagagaaaaccaaaccaaaacaacaaaaactttgGAGGGATCAGCACTGCTTAGTTTGCTTTATTTCCAAGAGGGAGAATATGAACTAAAAAAGCTCCCCTATTCCTAGTTCTCAGGACTGGTTACACAATGAACTCATCTGTGCCACATGGGACATCTCTGCCAGTGGCCTATCACATGCTCAAGTTTCTCTCAACACACAGGACACGAGAACTGCCATGTTCTGTGTAAACAATTGTCCCATTAAATGCTTTACTTGACAAACTTGCACTTGAAAAGTCAAGTGCTTGAGCTatctaaattaaaaaggaaaaattttcaGTGAGATTGCATGCACTGGCATTCTGAGCAGCACAAGCCAAACACTCTCACAGTCAGAAACACTTTTGTGAGTGTacttacagaatcatagaatagtttgcGTTgcaagggacctttaaaggtcacctagtccaaccccccaacaaacagagaaaagggaCCTGTGCAGAGCATACCTTGCTGTTCTGCTCTTTCCTGTTACGGTCCTTCCTTATAGATCTAAGCTGTTGAGTAACGTCTGTACGGGTCTGCTTAAACAACGTGGGATGATATAGCTCTGATAGTTCAACCTTCCAAAGTTCCCACCTTTACCATCAAAAAATGCAGTGTATCTACTTCTGTATCAGCACAGTGGTAATTTGCATGTTTTATACAGGCATGAACAGTTGTgaaagaaattcaaataaacCAAGCGACTCCTGGAAGGTACCTACATCTATTGATCTAAAGTAGTATCTCAGGAAGGTATCCAAAGCacctgaatatttaaaaatatatcagggAAGAGTCTTTCTATATCTTAAAGTGTCACTTGACTGaacttcaccaaaaaaaaaaaaagtagtactGGCAGAAGATCACGTAAAGTCTAAGCAGCCCAACAACCCACTCCCAGCCAGTACTGGATGTACAAATTGCTGAGGGACTTTCGTACCTTGTCAGATCATCATAGCTAACATGGCTTGTGTCTGGGAGCACGCAGGAGATCTCAGGACTGCCGTGCGAGCACCCATGTAGCCCGTCTGCACTGCCCGCAGGAGCCGGGCCGCTCGAGGAGCTCActtcagcagctgcctgcttcGCCGCCAGCCCGGCCTGCTGCCCGATGTCCCCGGCGTGCTGCAGGGCCACATGCCTGTGAATGCCGGAGAGCTCTTCGAACGCCTGCCGGCAGCACCGCCACCGCACGCCCTCTCCGCCGGCGGAACACCGGGCTGCGGCCGGAACCTCCTTCGCTTTGACGAACTGAGAAAAGGCCTGAAACGCACCACAAGCGCGGCCCGTTACCAGCGCTCCCGCTGCTGCCCGGGACCCCCCACCAATCCCCCGGACCGGGAGACCGACCCCGAGGTCCGCCCCGGGCCCACCCGTGGAACCGCCGGCCCCCTCCCCTCGACCCGAGGGCAGCTGCTCCCGCCGGCGGCGCCAGCCGCGGGCCTCAGACCCGGGCGCCCGGCACCAGCTCACCTTCCTCCGGGCGAAGGCGCGCTGCTTCTTGGCGGCGACGGCCTCGGCGCTGCCCCGCGGCGACCCCGGACCGGCCGGGGGTGCCTCGCCCGGCACCATCTCCGCCTCAgaggggccgggccgggccgcgcggGCCGCGCCgggtcgggccgggccgggccgcgccgggcggggcggggggcgaggCCCCGCCGCCGGGACACGCCCGGTGTCCTCTTCGCACCAGtccctccccactgcccccgCACCGCCCGGCCCCACGTCCCGGAAGTCCTCCG
Encoded proteins:
- the TSTD2 gene encoding thiosulfate sulfurtransferase/rhodanese-like domain-containing protein 2 isoform X2, with translation MVPGEAPPAGPGSPRGSAEAVAAKKQRAFARRKAFSQFVKAKEVPAAARCSAGGEGVRWRCCRQAFEELSGIHRHVALQHAGDIGQQAGLAAKQAAAEVSSSSGPAPAGSADGLHGCSHGSPEISCVLPDTSHVSYDDLTSKVGEVLLYYCYCEVKDPEKLCAWQKALCQHLHLTGKVRVASEGINGTVGGSKVAANLYIQVMLSQPLFKGILRQEDFKSSAGGAHCFPDLRVGVFKEIVPMGIDPKIVSYKETGIHLSPQEFHREVEQYLSQANQGQSNTILLDCRNFYESKIAVCREVYQLKGGIHKYLEEFPDGFYRGKLFVFDDRYAICSNEDIISACRYCGTLWDQYKLCSSQHCRQLVLTCPSCCNKGLTACCPVCQEKELKVTSRASGQTLKEECECTRRRPRVPIERVSQRMLDAGKD